DNA from Daucus carota subsp. sativus chromosome 1, DH1 v3.0, whole genome shotgun sequence:
caaataatgataaaaatagtggtGAAGGGAAGAATTTACCTGGATCTTCCATGCAAACTTAACCTCATTGCTGATGTCCAAGTAGATACTGAAGTCCAAGAGATCCCTCACCCTTTCATCATACCtacatattttataaacttgATTAGCACTAATAAATAAAGTGTCAAAATGTTCATTCATTTGCACATATATAACACTAGTCCTCCCTATGAAAACCATCTTCAGGCTTAAACTCTGGTATCATATTAATGCAAGCAGATTCTGGAAGTCATTGCTGTTGTTAGGTTCCATAAATTGAATGCCCATGTAAACCATCTACAATTAATATATTCATCTAGGAGTATTGTTAACATTCGCGTACTTGGTGCATCTTACTCTCTTAAGTCTAGGAGTAAAGGTCAGATACGTGCCTGATATACACGACATGTCTGGTGTGGTTTTTTTAGTTGTATCccatcatccacaataatttaCTAAAAGAAGTTCTCTGCTCCTTAACAACAGAATCTTATGTTTAAGTCTATGGACTAAATAGCTGGTTTTTTCCGCTGCTTGTCACTAAAAATGGACAAGGCCCCTCTGTCATGTCGATTCTTACCATCTTAAGTACGCAGACATTGATGGAACTTAGGTGACAATTGTTTTTTGGAGTTTTTCGTGCAGACCAGCAATCGCAACAAAAGACAATGCCCAAATATTGCAATTTAATATGAACTAATGCTATTGTCACACTAAAATACTCCTGAATGAAGTGCTTTAACTTTGATGCACATAGTTTTATAAAGAATGAAGTTGGTGTTTAAACAAGTAAATCATCTTTGACCTGTATTAGAATGTTTTTAAGTACTACAATCATATGTGACGGTATATTCTAGAGAGAGTGACAGATGCATATTAAAAGTGTGTAAAGAAGGCACAGAAACCATAAAAAGCTTGCAGTTAAAAAGATCTGGAGGGAAATAACAAGAGAATTTATAAACCACAAAAAGTCCAAAACTTGCATAAGACGTATTAACATTTAAGAATGATCGACATATTAAATCCTCCTCTTTACACCTAAAAATTCTGTAACTTAAAATGGTGAAGCAACAGATATGTTGAACACGAAATTCGATAATTTGGAAAATATCAACACTTACATTGGGTGCAGTCCTTCAATGACAAGGATCTTCGGGGGCTTGATGAGCTCTGGAGGGTCTAAAAGGCCAGAGACGTGGTTGTAAATTGGCTTCTGAACAGCAATACCTTCTTTAATAGCCTTAACTTGTTCATACATAAGATCAAAGTCATTGGCTTTTGGGTCAAGTGCTGTCACTCCCTTCTCTTTTCTTCCAGTTCTGTCAAGTGAGTGATAATCATCTAAACATATCACAGTTGTAGTGTCACTTATCAGAGTGTTGGAATCAGGGTTGCCTCCCTTTGGTGGCTCTGCAGCACCTCCAAAAACACTTGTCAGCCTCCTCATGAAAGTACTCTTTCCACAGCCTGAATCAGCTGCCAAGCCAATCACAATTGTGCCAGAGTCTGCTGCACATGTTATTTCAGAGCTGCCTGATCTCTTGTAGTTTGCTTTCTTGGAGCCAGTGCTGTAGAAAAAGACTTGTTTTTGGTGAAATCCCAGGTGGGTTTTTGCTGGTGCTGAGATTGAGTAGTTAGAATTCAGAGACTTCACATTGTAAACTGTGCACACTGCCATTTTTTGGTTAAGTACTAAAACTCTCTCTTGAAGTGAATTTCCAAATGGGAAACTCAGAGGATTATAAGAGGGGGGAAAGTATATTATTTGATGGTTTTGTAGAACATTATCAAATGGGATTTTGATTCTCTTGTGTTTTTTTTAGTTTGAGAGATTAGATGAAGAGAATAAGAGGTTATGGTTAAAGAAAAAACATGAGGCTGTTTTGGTTGGATAGAAAAGTGCTTATTTTGATGAGGGGGATGCTGATGTGTGACTCAAAGTTTATGGGTTTCTCTGACTACCCCTTGTTTTGGACAAGTTTGTAGGTAATATTAAGGTATGGTATGAGAGGGACATGCTTGTATTATTTTAAGCTGCATGGGGATATAGTTGTCATCTACTGTTTATTCTGTTTTGATTTATTGATCATTTTGTTATCTATTTAAACTATTTTACATTAATGTGTGATGAAATGAAGGCATGGGAGAAGCTTGGTGATCATTATTTGCAGTTTGGATATTTAGGGTGCCAGGTGGCATTGAGCTAGTGGCTGGTTGAAGATGAGGAGATTAGGGTGTGGGGTGGAGTGGAGGAAGTATGGAGCCTAAGTCACTCACTCACTTGGCATATTGCAGCCATCTAATGTGAAATCTGGGCTCAGACTCAGACACTTACATAGAAGAAATGGCCATGATAAAGAATTCTCATACAAGAGTTCATTGTATGTTACATGAGAGTATGAGACTCAAGATAAGAATCAgtgtgattattttttttttcatgatgCAAATAGGGGCAAATTCGGTTCAGGTCGTGTTTGTAAATGTATTAAACTAGTGATGTCCGTTGTacaatttattctaaaataaaaattgtcgATTTtgttaaatgaatatttttgataataggATCAAATTTGAATCGTACATGAATGTCGCAGAAATTGATACTATTAAACTCAAGGGTACAAGTCTCTGACATACATACGTATGTTAATAGCATTTGTCCAGCGGAAAACAAGCGCCAGACAATTTAATCctaaatttttaatgtatatacACAATGCTATAGTATCATTCAGCGAAAAATTGTCTCATCCTATGCTTTTTTCACTTCcatcatttttttttcagaatgtATGCTAGTATCATTCGTATGTTCTAGATCAGCCGCTTCAACTCAAACATAATTGCAAATCAGAAGCAAGATATACTGTGTATCTTATAACTTGTATCATATGGGGGGCGCAAGTTGTTAAAATACCACCACATATTGACTCTTGTTTACAAAGCAGGTTTCTCAACATGCATAGATCATAGTCTACAGACCAACCCAGCTCATTCAGTTTTTAATACTCAGCAAGACTTGAGTTGCCTGTAAGCTAATATAAAAGTATGGCTTAATGCTTAAGACCGCCAACTTAATAAAGTGGTCAAACCAGGAAATATAAACAATGATAAAGCCACAGGAATGAAAAGAAAGCAGAAGCCATGGTTTTTAAGTGCTAGTACTGTATATAAATGTAGTCACGGCTCTTTCGAGTCAACGACCATATGAACTGAGGAATTTACCTGGAAGTGGAAATATGTTGAGACCCAAGCCACGCAACTAGGCATAGTTTAGCATTTGGATGGTTTTTTCTGATTGTTGCTTGATTTTAAGAAGCTGCAATTATCTAGAAGATAATTTAAGTTATTTCGTCTGTTATTTATGCAGTAacttttttaattcaaaatagatCCATATCTCGTCTATACTGTATCAGTAAAATTAACTTGAAATAGTTCGGACGGTCGTATGAAACTTGAAACTTGGTCCTTTTCATGCTGGATTCCGCTcattttaattgataaattatttgaaaaggACTAGATTCGATATCGACAGAGGGACCGTTCGactaagtttaaaataaatgtcttattacttaaagtaaagtaGTAGATTATAAGTGAAACGTTGGtttgaacttataagttattaaaagtgtttagATACTCATGACTTATCTTTATAATAAGCTCcaaacccaaaaaaaaattagatttccTAACTTTTTTTTAGGCTTTTAAGCCTCATTAAACGCTATATAAATAAGTTGAAGTTAACTTCTCAATAAGTTAAGTTTGCCAAACACCCTGGATTATCTCTCGCAGCTACAGCTGAGTCGGGGCTTTGTGTGATCTGCGGCATCTGCCACACAATAATCTGTTTTTCCATGTGTTATACGCAAAATTATGAAGAACAGCAACTGGGCCGGGTCTATATGAGTACGTCTACATGGGCCAGGAAAGTCAAGATCAGTCCAGTCTCAAAGTAACCCTgtcaaaagatagggcgcgccctatctttaggCGCGCCCACTTGCCAAGGAAAGTTCATTTTTATCATCATTCCGAAGGGCAGTGAGAGGTACTTTgtgtttagggggacgcccttgagcACGAGTAGATCTCATTGTTGTATTAAGaaggccctaccttgtagtctaggGAGTTGTCCTCTttgggaggtagaggatagaGAAGAAGACACCCTGGAAGGTCCTAtatctgtagtctggcgggttgtccctgtcgggagTAGGAGAGtgtccttgcatttggggtaagcccaaagggctaggcctcatcgtattggaaCCCTTccgggaggaagattctagaaggggaggcccagcccacatgggtctcttaggagaaagaattacgtaacggcttgatcccctataaataggggtacggggtacgtaggcagattgtaggcatcgatcattctagagagctattccagttagcaatcttgaacccgttgcttacaattgcagccgcctccataacaaacaaccaaccacttcctatattctcgccaacaagaatcttgatccacgccgcgaacctcagctttgttaacctaccagttttctccgttaacaaattggcgctagaatgAAAGTAAGCAAATTTCTAAGAACAAATTTTTATGATTTGTCATCAACTCGAATGAAAGTAACTCCctttattttcttatataaatcAGTTCATCACCGATTTTCTCattataaatacttaaaatctGAATTCAACACATGAATAtattaaactattttttttaatttaacaatcTGGATATACATGGGGtatttattttaacaatcttttaaaataattgttgCGACTTGTTGGTTTTTTAGTGTCAGGATTAAAGggtaaaaaaaagaaagaatagatGATAAAACTGCTGTTCATAATATACCAAGCACTAATCGGATTTGTAACCATGCGTGTACGCAACCATATACagtaaaaactctttaaattaatactcagtaaattaataaactctttaaaataataaatttgtccggtcctgacttgggccaatgtaaaaaattgaaaaattcgataaaataataagataataatttttcgggagatctcttataatttttagtctcaagaaaatcataaattaataattcacagAAAtcggaaaaatatatattacactctattgaaatatattacatttactGTACAGTGCTTTAAAagtcattattgacttttaatacaCAGAGTGGTTACCAATTTACATTGTCATTATTGATTTCCAATACAT
Protein-coding regions in this window:
- the LOC108205248 gene encoding phosphoribulokinase, chloroplastic gives rise to the protein MAVCTVYNVKSLNSNYSISAPAKTHLGFHQKQVFFYSTGSKKANYKRSGSSEITCAADSGTIVIGLAADSGCGKSTFMRRLTSVFGGAAEPPKGGNPDSNTLISDTTTVICLDDYHSLDRTGRKEKGVTALDPKANDFDLMYEQVKAIKEGIAVQKPIYNHVSGLLDPPELIKPPKILVIEGLHPMYDERVRDLLDFSIYLDISNEVKFAWKIQRDMAERGHSLESIKASIEARKPDFDAYIDPQKQYADAVIEVLPTQLIPDDNEGKVLRVKLIMKEGVQFFSPVYLFDEGSTISWIPCGRKLTCSYPGIKFAYGPDSYYDNEVSVLEMDGQFDRLDELIYVESHLSNISTKFYGEVTQQMLKHADFPGSNNGTGLFQTIVGLKIRDLYEQLIASKSGTPVATKA